Proteins encoded together in one Musa acuminata AAA Group cultivar baxijiao chromosome BXJ3-6, Cavendish_Baxijiao_AAA, whole genome shotgun sequence window:
- the LOC135640284 gene encoding protein IRX15-LIKE-like: MKGVSSTNPMYPQPSSNHKHGGNGISNSVSYRRRIWLVAFLFFFAFVSILTLHNPTGARDPSGLPSSSASSHAAVGSAAAATSWPTPLPALVFDALVHYAVASNYTWKMEEDGLRAIAGVLRRRGPCNLLVFGIGHETPLWRALNQGGRTVFVDENEYYVAHMEARNPGLEAYDVAYTTKVREMPELLAESRRQRRGECRPVQNLLFSDCRLAINDLPNQLYDVAWDVILIDGPKGHEAAAPGRMSAIFTAAVMARYRGRGPVDVLVHDYDRAVERLCSQEFLCSENLVAASSRLAHFLIRSSVGPTNEFCTSRTTTAYGAATSSS; this comes from the coding sequence ATGAAGGGAGTGAGCAGCACGAATCCGATGTATCCGCAGCCATCGTCCAACCACAAGCATGGTGGAAATGGGATCTCCAACTCGGTCTCCTACCGTCGCCGCATTTGGCTCGTCgcgttcctcttcttcttcgcctTCGTCTCGATCCTCACTCTCCACAACCCCACCGGGGCGAGAGATCCGAGTGGCCTCCCCTCCTCTTCTGCCTCCTCGCATGCTGCTGTGGGGTCCGCCGCCGCGGCCACTTCGTGGCCGACGCCGCTGCCGGCTCTGGTGTTCGACGCGCTCGTCCACTACGCCGTGGCCTCCAACTACACGTGGAAGATGGAGGAGGACGGCCTCCGGGCGATCGCGGGCGTGCTCCGGCGACGGGGGCCCTGCAACCTGCTCGTGTTCGGGATCGGGCACGAGACGCCGCTGTGGCGAGCGCTCAACCAAGGCGGGCGCACCGTTTTCGTGGACGAGAACGAGTACTACGTCGCCCACATGGAGGCGCGCAACCCCGGGCTGGAGGCCTACGACGTGGCCTACACCACCAAGGTCCGGGAGATGCCGGAGCTCCTCGCCGAATCCCGCCGGCAGCGCCGCGGCGAGTGCAGGCCGGTGCAGAACCTGCTCTTCTCCGACTGCCGGCTCGCCATCAACGACCTCCCCAACCAGCTCTACGACGTGGCCTGGGACGTCATCCTGATCGACGGGCCCAAGGGGCACGAGGCGGCAGCGCCGGGCCGGATGTCGGCCATCTTCACGGCCGCCGTCATGGCCAGGTACCGCGGCCGGGGGCCCGTGGACGTGCTCGTGCACGACTACGACCGGGCGGTGGAGAGGTTGTGCAGCCAAGAGTTCCTCTGCTCGGAGAACCTCGTCGCCGCCTCCTCCCGTCTGGCCCACTTCCTCATCCGCAGCAGCGTCGGCCCCACCAACGAGTTCTGCACCAGCAGGACCACCACGGCCTACGGCGCTGCGACTTCCAGCTCGTAG
- the LOC103989416 gene encoding probable isoaspartyl peptidase/L-asparaginase 2 yields the protein MVGWAIAVHGGAGVDPGLPVERQEEARRVLERCLRVGAAGLRAGLPAVDVVEMVVRELETDPVFNSGRGSALTRKGTVEMEASIMDGHGRRCGAVSGLTTVKNPVSLARLVMDRSPHSYLAFDGAEEFAREQGVEVVDNSYFITEENMSMLKRAKEANSIMYDYRVPAPGVDSASAGLEGAKVENGLLMNGLRISVYAPETVGCVVVDSNGWCAAATSTGGLMNKMSGRIGDSPLIGSGTYACGDCAVSCTGEGEAIIRSTLARDVAALVEYKGLSLQEAVDYAIKERLDEGMAGLIAVSRNGEVAYGFNTIGMFRGCATEDGFMEVSIW from the exons atggtGGGTTGGGCCATTGCCGTTCATGGTGGAGCCGGCGTCGACCCAGGATTGCCGGTGGAGAGACAGGAGGAGGCGCGGCGGGTGCTAGAGCGGTGCCTCCGGGTGGGCGCCGCCGGGCTCCGCGCTGGGCTCCCCGCCGTGGACGTAGTGGAGATGGTGGTCCGGGAACTGGAGACCGATCCTGTGTTCAACTCCGGGCGCGGGTCTGCGCTGACGCGGAAGGGTACCGTTGAGATGGAGGCCAGCATCATGGACGGCCACGGCCGCCGCTGCGGCGCCGTATCCGGTCTCACCACCGTCAAGAACCCCGTCTCCCTTGCTCGCCTCGTCATGGACAGATCCCCTCATTCCTACCTCGCTTTCGACGGCGCCGAGGAATTCGCCCGCGAACAG GGTGTTGAAGTGGTGGACAATAGCTATTTTATCACGGAAGAGAACATGAGCATGCTGAAACGGGCAAAGGAGGCTAACAGCATCATG TATGATTATAGAGTTCCAGCGCCGGGTGTGGACAGCGCCAGTGCCGGACTAGAGGGTGCGAAAGTGGAGAACGGTCTGCTGATGAACGGCCTCCGCATCAGCGTCTACGCGCCGGAGACCGTGGGGTGTGTGGTGGTCGACAGCAACGGGTGGTGTGCTGCCGCAACGTCCACCGGGGGGCTCATGAACAAGATGAGCGGTCGCATCGGCGACTCACCCCTGATCGGCTCCGGCACCTACGCCTGCGGTGACTGCGCCGTCTCGTGCACCGGGGAGGGTGAGGCCATCATCCGCAGCACACTGGCGAGGGACGTGGCAGCGCTGGTGGAGTACAAGGGGCTCAGCCTGCAGGAGGCCGTGGACTACGCCATCAAGGAGAGGTTAGACGAGGGCATGGCCGGGCTCATCGCTGTGTCCAGAAATGGTGAGGTTGCGTACGGGTTCAACACTATAGGGATGTTCAGGGGATGTGCGACGGAGGATGGATTCATGGAGGTGAGTATATGGTAG
- the LOC135641807 gene encoding mavicyanin-like, translated as MVKVMATAMALVLAFLLAAGVGLSEGAVYKVGDAAGWTIMGSPNYTAWALSKKFEVGDTIVFEYNKSFHNVLEVSKADYHSCNAASPMATFATGNDTITIKTKGHRYFICGIPGHCSGGQKVDIKISKSASSAAPSTSPTASPSPSPAASTPGGGSGGISTPAATPGANSGTRALPGLIAVALSVFASAAVSGGLAMNY; from the exons ATGGTGAAGGTCATGGCAACGGCAATGGCGTTGGTGTTGGCGTTCCTTCTCGCCGCCGGCGTAGGGCTGTCGGAGGGTGCTGTCTACAAGGTTGGGGATGCCGCCGGATGGACCATCATGGGGAGCCCGAACTACACCGCCTGGGCGTTGTCCAAGAAATTCGAAGTGGGAGACACCATTG TGTTTGAGTACAACAAAAGCTTCCACAACGTGCTTGAGGTGAGCAAGGCCGACTACCACTCCTGCAATGCAGCATCGCCCATGGCCACATTTGCCACCGGTAATGACACCATCACGATCAAGACCAAGGGCCACCGCTACTTCATCTGTGGCATCCCTGGACACTGCAGCGGTGGCCAGAAGGTGGACATCAAGATCTCCAAGTCTGCCTCCTCTGCTGCCCCTTCCACCTCGCCCACCGCATCTCCTTCCCCCTCCCCTGCTGCCTCCACTCCCGGTGGTGGTAGTGGAGGCATCTCCACTCCGGCAGCTACCCCTGGAGCTAACAGCGGCACAAGAGCTCTTCCAGGGTTGATTGCTGTTGCTCTTTCTGTGTTTGCATCTGCTGCTGTCTCCGGTGGCCTTGCCATGAATTATTAG